The following proteins come from a genomic window of Athalia rosae chromosome 1, iyAthRosa1.1, whole genome shotgun sequence:
- the LOC105688154 gene encoding peroxidasin-like, whose amino-acid sequence MFTLLTLGFFLTITTLSYGTILPMRMLHDLDRRANVSTERYDRMEAQILTSKTHLARGTPAWYLGASHAMVPEARNLSRRAIRGETVATMLVEAMKMTPNEAASVLPAMGAAAALICDVGPAKFFPSDDKRCSGASVNLKYRKQSGRCNNPLHPNWGAALESYARLMPAEYADGVSLPKFSNTPSARDVSLKIHSDGTDQPHPYLMAIAALFGQFIAHDLSHTPKVELPDGGKIKCCDVDYEHFHPECFPIKVQERSEIKCMEYVRSAPHPGNTNEGCKLGPRQQINQATSYLDLSQLYGISEETTRELRSGIGGLLNTQRKNLPMPSRAPENCRGSNPAFPCFFSGDARINENPGIALMHVLFLREHNDIATQLQSINPHWNDETLFQEARRIVIAELQHITYNEYLPAILGESAVDRWNLRLRTNGYFGGYEPTRDATLSNAAASVGLNFVAAITPKTLDLVDTRSPKSVKSGERTLLSSFYAPQELYEAGAIDRLISGATAGHSRKPAPPSLNEILLGRYFHDGKSTETPIDLAAQLVQQGRDHGLPPYTKWRIFCGLPDVNVFDDLRGTVSKEAIQKLRSTYRNVADIDLITGALAEAPAEGSVVGPLFSCLLGRSFRNIRIGDRYWYENGNTPGAFTLKQLYEIRKSSMARILCNNGDRLGRVQPRSFILTDPFLNPMSNCSSYSIGGRLDLMPWKERLTGTL is encoded by the exons ATGTTTACGCTATTAACATTAGG TTTTTTCTTGACGATAACGACCTTATCGTACGGTACAATTTTACCAATGCGGATGCTCCACGACCTTGATAGACGTGCAAACGTATCGACGGAAAGATACGACCGAATGGAAGCTCAGATACTGACCTCGAAGACTCATCTGGCCCGAGGCACACCGGCTTGGTACCTCGGGGCTTCTCACGCGATGGTACCAGAGGCTCGAAACCTTTCCCGAAGGGCTATTCGAGGCGAAACAGTCGCTACAATGCTAGTTGAGGCGATGAAAATGACCCCGAACGAAGCAGCGTCCGTTCTTCCAGCGATGGGGGCGGCTGCTGCTCTGATATGCGACGTTGGAccggcgaaattttttcccagTGACGATAAAAGGTGCAGTGGTGCGAGTGTGAATTTAAAATACAGGAAACAATCGGGCCGGTGTAATAATCCTTTGCACCCCAATTGGGGGGCTGCACTTGAATCTTACGCTCGTTTGATGCCTGCTGAATACGCAGACGGTGTTTCgcttccaaaattttcaaatacaccCAGCGCGAGGGatgtttctttgaaaattcattcggaCGGGACTGATCAACCACACCCTTATCTTATGGCAATAGCTGCGCTGTTCGGACAGTTTATCGCACATGATTTATCTCATACTCCGAAAGTCGAACTGCCGGacggaggaaaaattaaatgctGTGATGTAGATTACGAACATTTTCATCCGGAATGTTTTCCCATAAAGGTACAGGAGCGGTCCGAAATAAAGTGTATGGAATACGTCCGGTCCGCTCCGCATCCAGGAAATACGAACGAG GGTTGCAAGCTTGGACCACGCCAGCAAATAAATCAGGCAACGTCTTATCTGGATCTTTCTCAACTTTACGGAATTTCGGAGGAAACGACCAGAGAGTTACGCTCGGGTATCGGAGGCTTGTTGAATAcgcagagaaaaaatttaccgatgCCTTCGAGGGCGCCTGAAAATTGCAGAGGCAGTAACCCCGCGTTTCCCTGTTTCTTCAGCGGCGATGCCCGAATTAATGAGAATCCTGGGATCGCTCTCATGCACGTATTGTTTCTCAGGGAACACAACGACATTGCCACTCAGCTTCAATCCATCAACCCGCATTGGAACGATGAAACATTGTTTCAGGAAGCGCGTCGTATTGTTATTGCCGAATTACAGCACATCACTTACAACGAATACCTGCCAGCTATTTTGGGAGAATCAGCCGTCGACAG ATGGAACTTGCGGTTGAGGACAAACGGATATTTTGGGGGATACGAACCGACGCGAGATGCGACATTGTCAAACGCTGCGGCTTCCGTTGGGCTCAATTTCGTCGCTGCAATTACCCCGAAAACTCTGGATCTGGTGGACACGAGGTCTCCAAAATCTGTTAAATCCGGGGAGAGGACTTTACTTTCCTCATTTTACGCACCGCAAGAACTTTACGAAGCCGGGGCGATCGATCGACTTATTTCAGGGGCGACAG CTGGGCACTCCAGGAAACCGGCACCACCCAGCCTCAACGAGATTCTCCTTGGGCGTTACTTTCACGATGGTAAATCCACGGAGACTCCCATCGACCTTGCTGCACAGCTCGTACAACAGGGTAGGGATCACGGTCTACCACCTTACACAAAGTGGAGAATCTTCTGCGGTCTCCCCGATGTCAACGTATTCGACGACCTGCGTGGCACCGTGTCCAAGGAAGCTATTCAAAAGCTGCGCTCCACTTACAG gAATGTTGCAGATATCGATCTCATCACTGGGGCCCTCGCTGAAGCGCCAGCGGAGGGATCCGTCGTGGGACCGCTTTTTTCATGCCTCCTAGGAAGAAGTTTTAGGAATATTCGAATCG ggGATAGATATTGGTACGAGAATGGTAATACGCCAGGTGCTTTCACTTTGAAGCAGTTGTATGAAATACGCAAGAGTTCAATGGCGAGAATACTTTGCAATAATGGAGACAGACTGGGGCGAGTCCAGCCAAGATCCTTTATCTTAACCGACCCGTTCCT AAACCCGATGTCTAATTGCTCCAGCTACTCGATTGGAGGACGTCTAGATTTAATGCCTTGGAAAGAAAGATTAACAGGAACGCTCtga
- the LOC105688788 gene encoding signal recognition particle subunit SRP72 yields the protein MASKESNLPVLYAELNKFGQNGEYDRALKTANRILGISPDEEKAFHCKVICNIQLSKFNDALQLIVKNPKLSANLDFEKAYCLYRLNQVPEALKIVDGVQNQSLKIKELKAQILYRLEKYEDCFAVYRDIIKNTNDDYEDERETNLAAVLSNLTAQGSDLEVPSLREDTYELTYNAAHRLVAQGTNGDKAVLAEAEKKLRTAEKMCREALEEDGATEEDVEDEVGIIKVQLGYCLQLQGREKEAQELYLAALKAKPDDVALVAVASNNLVTLNKDQNVFDSKKRMRNATHEGLEHKLTSRQRKSIAYNQCLLTMYTNQGEQCQQLCTKLAQQYPDLAGDASLVKTLQLSKEGKAKSAVKLLDEHARNENYLPMKLAAVQLLLSYDERKEAVNILENLNEKDRSMPGIVSALVTLHLADNNRDKASAVLKEAVNWYKKNKESTGDLGTLWRQAADFHLRGGEVSAAAASLEALLQASPSDTKTLAQLVIAYAQFDPTRAQNLSKRLPPLHHLAETIDVDALESSNWVIGTKVVKRKVEQSPGTPGTDLTQKKRKQRKRKGKLPKNCDPNVPPDPERWLPRHERSGFRKKRDRRNRDTAMKGTQGAAAGASDLYDITKMPAAAKPSPNPRQSPAVEPAGPRQQQRKVQQKKKKKGGKW from the exons ATGGCTTCAAAGGAGAGTAACCTCCCTGTGCTATACGccgaattaaataaatttggGCAGAATGGGGAATATGACAGAGCGTTAAAAACTGCGAATAGAa TTCTGGGAATTTCTCCTGATGAAGAAAAGGCTTTTCACTGCAAAGTAATATGCAATATTCAACTATCGAAGTTCAATGATGCCTTGCAGCTGATAGTGAAAAATCCCAAATTATCAGC GAAtctggattttgaaaaagcaTATTGCTTGTATCGGTTGAATCAAGTTCCAgaagcgttgaaaattgtcgatgGAGTTCAAAATCAATCTCTCAAGATCAAGGAATTGAAAGCCCAGATCCTTTACCGGCTTGAAAAGTATGAAGATTGCTTTGCTGTTTATCGTGATATTATTAAGAATACCAACGACGATTATGAAGATGAAAGAGAGACTAACCTGGCTGCAGTTCTCTCTAATTTGACGGCCCAAGGATCG GATCTGGAGGTTCCTTCTTTGCGAGAAGATACATACGAGTTGACTTACAATGCTGCTCATCGTTTGGTTGCTCAAGGCACCAACGGGGACAAAGCTGTACTTGCTGAagcagaaaagaaattaagaacTGCTGAAAAAATGTGTAGAGAAGCGCTTGAAGAAGATGGAGCTACAGAAGAAGACGTAGAAGATGAAGTAGGCATAATAAAAGTCCAACTGGGTTACTGCTTGCAGCTTCAGGGACGTGAAAAAGAGGCTCAAGAATTGTACTTAGCTGCTCTAAAAGCTAAGCCCGATGATGTTGCCCTGGTTGCGGTAGCAAGTAACAATCTTGTCACTCTTAATAAGGATCAAAATGTATTCGACAGCAAAAAGAGGATGCGAAATGCTACCCATGAAGGTTTAGAACATAAACTCACATCGAGGCAGAGAAAGAGTATTGCCTACAATCAATGTCTCCTCACTATGTACACTAATCAA GGCGAGCAATGTCAGCAGCTCTGTACAAAACTGGCACAGCAGTATCCTGATCTTGCTGGTGATGCATCTCTCGTGAAAACGTTACAACTCAGTAAAGAAGGAAAAGCTAAGAGTGCGGTCAAACTGCTGGATGAACATGCTAGGAATGAGAATTATTTACCAATGAAATTAGCAGCTGTTCAACTGCTTCTTAGTTATGACGAACGAAAAGAGGCGGtaaatattttagaaaatttgaatgagaAGGACAGATCAATGCCTGGAATAGTCAGTGCGTTGGTAACGCTCCACTTAGCTGATAATAATCGAGATAAAGCATCTGCTGTTCTCAAGGAAGCAGTGaattggtataaaaaaaataag GAGAGTACCGGAGATTTGGGAACCCTGTGGCGTCAGGCGGCAGATTTCCATTTACGAGGAGGGGAGGTCAGTGCAGCAGCCGCTAGTTTGGAAGCACTGTTGCAAGCATCCCCCTCCGATACCAAGACCCTGGCTCAGCTTGTCATAGCCTATGCACAGTTTGATCCCACCAGAGCTCAAAATCTATCAAAACGCCTTCCACCGCTTCATCACCTTGCCGAAACTATTGACGTTGACGCTCTAGAGTCGAGCAACTGGGTAATTGGAACAAAGGTGGTGAAACGTAAAGTGGAGCAGTCACCTGG gacGCCTGGAACTGACTTGACACAGAAAAAACGCAAACAACGTAAACGTAAAGGGAAGTTACCTAAGAATTGCGACCCTAACGTACCTCCAGATCCTGAAAGGTGGTTACCAAGACATGAACGTAGTGGATTcaggaaaaagagagacagaAGAAACAGAGATACTGCAATGAAAGGAACTCAAGGAGCAGCAGCTGGTGCCAGTGATCTATA cGATATAACCAAGATGCCGGCGGCTGCCAAGCCTTCTCCAAATCCTCGCCAGAGCCCTGCCGTCGAACCTGCTGGACCTAGACAGCAACAACGTAAAGTgcaacagaagaaaaaaaagaagggtgGCAAGTGGTAA